In a single window of the Natronosalvus caseinilyticus genome:
- a CDS encoding AI-2E family transporter codes for MDIRAGFFVLSLLILGYIAALMVLPLFPYVMAACLLAFVLYPLQRRLETRLEPTWLGNRYGTKLVALALTVVAVVTAVVPLVIFSVILFQTVFSFLRDLDGRNLLEGVRTTAEDLGLDPQTVAALEEQALTGVETDVLTRVINLLLDESVRLLNSGMEMSIGLIVLVFLLYYFLVDGDRFVHWVGAIAPLDPVVQDELFEEIRVVTWAVIRSHVLVALVQGALGGLGLWVAGISNVAFWTLVMIVAAFLPAIGVWLVWGPAAGYLLASGETGAGLLLLAYGAAVLSVVDNYLRAIFVDRQSGVHPAVVLVGVIGGLYLLGIMGLFLGPVLLAVFKAGLNVFGEAYGNLEPRPTLAEEPTQGPTTLEMSAATAAGEEPAGETD; via the coding sequence ATGGATATTCGAGCCGGGTTCTTCGTACTCTCGCTGTTGATCCTCGGCTACATAGCCGCGCTAATGGTTCTCCCCCTCTTTCCGTACGTGATGGCTGCCTGTCTGCTCGCGTTCGTCCTCTATCCCCTCCAGCGGCGCCTCGAGACTCGACTCGAGCCGACGTGGCTCGGGAATCGCTACGGGACGAAACTCGTCGCCCTGGCGTTGACCGTCGTCGCCGTCGTCACCGCCGTCGTGCCGCTGGTGATTTTCTCGGTGATTCTCTTTCAGACCGTGTTCTCGTTTCTCCGCGACCTGGACGGCCGCAACCTGCTCGAGGGGGTCCGAACGACGGCCGAAGATCTCGGTCTCGACCCGCAGACGGTCGCCGCCCTCGAGGAACAGGCGCTCACCGGCGTCGAAACCGACGTCCTCACCCGCGTCATCAACCTCCTGCTGGACGAATCCGTTCGCCTGCTCAACTCGGGAATGGAGATGAGCATCGGACTGATCGTCCTCGTATTCCTGCTCTATTACTTCCTGGTCGACGGCGATCGGTTCGTTCACTGGGTCGGCGCCATCGCCCCCCTCGACCCCGTCGTTCAGGACGAACTGTTCGAGGAAATTCGGGTCGTCACCTGGGCGGTCATCCGCAGTCACGTCCTGGTCGCGCTCGTCCAGGGCGCCCTCGGCGGCCTCGGTCTCTGGGTCGCCGGCATCTCCAACGTCGCCTTCTGGACGCTGGTCATGATCGTCGCCGCCTTCCTGCCGGCCATCGGCGTCTGGCTCGTCTGGGGTCCGGCCGCCGGCTACCTCCTCGCCAGCGGCGAGACCGGCGCCGGTCTCCTCCTGCTCGCCTACGGTGCCGCGGTCCTCTCGGTTGTCGACAACTACCTGCGCGCCATCTTCGTCGATCGCCAGTCGGGCGTCCACCCCGCGGTCGTCCTCGTCGGCGTCATTGGGGGACTCTACCTCCTCGGGATCATGGGCCTGTTCCTCGGCCCGGTCCTCCTCGCGGTGTTCAAGGCCGGCCTCAACGTTTTCGGCGAGGCCTACGGCAACCTCGAGCCGCGACCCACGCTCGCGGAGGAACCCACCCAGGGCCCGACAACGCTCGAGATGTCGGCCGCGACTGCCGCTGGCGAGGAGCCGGCGGGCGAGACGGATTGA
- a CDS encoding CPBP family glutamic-type intramembrane protease, with translation MERVDESGLRRWVREHLGDRSWVQKSLIAGAVLTIVWMTGVPESIGRRAIFDSVVLIGGPLALGYTHGRHIGWHVDRVAIRNAVLLALFVLPIYLVGSTLPTIRAYYPMWETSLAMGEFLPHAIQLFTLALAAETYYRGLLCVGVKEIGIVAVFISPVVYMIHHAAKPPIEFLLSGPTDVLFGAVDYHSNSILPSVVAHGAGLVLLDWLVLREPLFDPTELLGALEWLPIPL, from the coding sequence GTGGAACGGGTGGACGAATCGGGCCTTCGCCGGTGGGTGCGCGAACACCTCGGTGACCGATCCTGGGTCCAGAAGTCGTTGATCGCGGGAGCAGTTCTCACGATCGTCTGGATGACCGGCGTCCCCGAGTCCATCGGCCGACGGGCGATCTTCGACTCGGTCGTCCTGATTGGCGGGCCGCTCGCGCTCGGCTACACCCACGGGCGTCACATCGGCTGGCACGTCGACCGCGTCGCGATCCGAAACGCGGTGTTGCTGGCGCTATTCGTCCTCCCGATCTACCTCGTCGGCTCGACGCTCCCCACGATCCGCGCGTACTACCCGATGTGGGAGACGTCGCTCGCGATGGGCGAGTTTCTCCCCCACGCGATCCAGCTGTTTACGCTCGCACTCGCCGCCGAGACCTACTACCGGGGCCTGCTCTGCGTCGGCGTCAAGGAAATCGGCATCGTGGCCGTGTTCATCAGCCCCGTCGTCTACATGATCCACCACGCCGCGAAGCCGCCGATCGAGTTCCTGCTCTCGGGGCCGACGGACGTCCTCTTCGGCGCCGTCGACTACCACTCGAACTCGATCCTGCCCTCGGTCGTCGCCCACGGCGCCGGACTGGTGCTTCTCGACTGGTTGGTCCTCCGAGAGCCGCTGTTCGACCCCACGGAACTGCTCGGGGCTCTCGAGTGGCTCCCGATCCCGCTCTAG
- a CDS encoding DUF7139 domain-containing protein: protein MTSLTDVYDGAGAGTSHRRLYAGTALVAVGALLSVVAVIVATTSTFASLFADQYEPVLWAGILAGTGVPLALLGVFTVLPASRRVQAAAVIGTSICLLGVVFFSYAYPDHWRNYGQNLTLQVSVVYLFGLFTAMWCLFTGVVNFKTRNDPGGMLEMNVTRRNQTKVVEVESSRGGLGGIGFLGGTPDGEVETQTAEKNGPSTSGNPGSAASDGGSTTQDIRSPLDDGPSADATDSDGVIVDGPTAADPTDRYCGNCQHFQYVRTSNGMTPYCGRFEETMDDMDACEEWTPNRR from the coding sequence ATGACAAGCCTGACGGACGTTTACGACGGGGCCGGAGCGGGAACGAGCCACCGACGGCTGTACGCCGGAACGGCACTCGTCGCCGTCGGGGCGCTCCTCTCCGTCGTCGCCGTCATCGTCGCGACGACCTCGACGTTCGCGAGCCTGTTCGCCGACCAGTACGAGCCGGTGCTGTGGGCAGGAATACTCGCCGGGACCGGCGTTCCGCTGGCGCTGCTGGGGGTCTTCACCGTCCTTCCGGCGAGTCGCCGCGTGCAGGCTGCCGCCGTAATTGGCACGAGCATCTGTCTGCTCGGCGTCGTCTTCTTCTCCTACGCCTACCCGGACCACTGGCGAAACTACGGCCAGAACCTCACGCTCCAGGTGTCCGTCGTCTACCTCTTCGGCCTGTTCACCGCGATGTGGTGTCTGTTCACCGGCGTCGTCAACTTCAAGACGCGAAACGACCCCGGTGGCATGCTCGAGATGAACGTCACCCGCCGAAACCAGACGAAGGTCGTCGAGGTCGAGTCCTCGAGAGGCGGCCTGGGCGGCATCGGCTTCCTCGGCGGGACGCCCGACGGCGAGGTCGAGACGCAGACTGCCGAGAAGAACGGACCATCCACCTCCGGGAACCCGGGCTCGGCGGCCAGCGACGGTGGCTCGACCACGCAGGACATTCGGTCGCCGCTCGATGACGGGCCCTCGGCGGACGCTACCGATTCGGACGGCGTCATCGTCGACGGGCCGACGGCTGCCGATCCGACCGACCGCTACTGCGGGAACTGCCAGCACTTCCAGTACGTCCGAACGTCGAACGGGATGACGCCCTACTGTGGGCGCTTCGAGGAGACGATGGACGACATGGATGCCTGCGAGGAGTGGACGCCGAATCGCCGGTAG
- the hisS gene encoding histidine--tRNA ligase — protein MYDRIKGFRDFYPGEMAARRQAIDTLEETARRYGFREIGTPALERAEMWTDKSGDDIVDELYAFEDQGGRHVTLTPELTPTVARMVVAKQQELSKPIKWFSTRPFWRYEQVQQGRQREFYQTNVDIFGSSEPEADAEILAWAADALTGLGLTGEHFEFRISHRDILGGIFETYGDDVDVEAAIRAVDKSDKIDRAEYHGLLADAGLSRGEAEDVADLIAGGDLEAVDAFADTERVTAAVENLQDVLAAAEDFGAREYCTISLETARGLDYYTGVVFECFDSAGDVSRSIFGGGRYDDLIESFGGQPTPAVGVAPGHATLPLLMQRAGVWPAEEVTTDYYVLSVGDTRSVASRIARDLRNRGHVVESDVAGRSFGAQLGYADSINAETTVIVGERDLENDEITVKEMASGDEVQVPVTAFPGDLERPTIDDFDA, from the coding sequence ATGTACGACCGCATCAAGGGCTTTCGCGACTTCTATCCCGGCGAGATGGCCGCTCGCCGCCAGGCGATCGATACCCTCGAGGAGACGGCCCGTCGATACGGATTTCGAGAAATCGGGACGCCGGCGCTCGAGCGCGCGGAAATGTGGACCGACAAGAGCGGGGACGACATCGTCGACGAACTCTACGCATTCGAGGACCAGGGCGGCCGCCACGTCACCCTCACCCCGGAACTGACGCCGACGGTCGCCAGGATGGTCGTCGCCAAGCAACAGGAACTCTCGAAGCCAATTAAATGGTTCTCGACGCGCCCGTTCTGGCGCTACGAGCAGGTCCAGCAGGGCCGCCAGCGCGAGTTCTACCAGACCAACGTCGACATCTTCGGCTCCTCGGAGCCCGAGGCCGACGCCGAGATCCTGGCGTGGGCTGCCGACGCGCTCACCGGTCTCGGGCTCACGGGCGAGCACTTCGAGTTCCGCATCTCCCACCGCGACATCCTCGGCGGCATCTTCGAGACCTACGGCGACGACGTCGACGTCGAGGCGGCCATCAGGGCCGTCGACAAGTCGGACAAAATCGACCGCGCCGAGTACCACGGGTTGCTCGCCGACGCCGGACTCTCACGAGGTGAGGCCGAGGACGTCGCCGACCTGATCGCCGGGGGCGACCTCGAGGCAGTCGACGCGTTCGCCGACACCGAGCGCGTCACGGCAGCCGTCGAGAACCTGCAGGACGTCCTCGCGGCGGCCGAGGACTTCGGCGCCCGCGAGTACTGCACCATCTCGCTCGAGACGGCTCGCGGCCTGGACTACTACACGGGCGTCGTCTTCGAGTGCTTCGACTCTGCGGGCGACGTCTCGCGGTCGATCTTCGGCGGCGGGCGCTACGACGACCTGATCGAGTCCTTCGGCGGCCAGCCGACGCCCGCGGTCGGCGTCGCTCCCGGCCACGCGACCCTGCCGCTACTCATGCAACGCGCCGGCGTCTGGCCCGCCGAGGAGGTGACGACCGACTACTACGTTCTCTCGGTGGGCGACACCCGCTCGGTGGCCTCGCGGATCGCTCGCGACCTCAGAAACCGGGGCCACGTCGTCGAGAGCGACGTCGCCGGGCGCTCCTTCGGCGCCCAGCTGGGGTACGCCGACTCGATCAACGCCGAGACGACGGTCATCGTCGGCGAGCGCGACCTCGAGAACGACGAAATCACGGTCAAGGAGATGGCCTCGGGCGACGAGGTCCAGGTTCCAGTTACCGCGTTCCCCGGCGACCTCGAGCGGCCGACCATCGACGATTTCGACGCCTGA
- a CDS encoding class I SAM-dependent methyltransferase — protein sequence MTDEERRRWNDRYEGSTHRSPEDPSAVLEALADDLLAGRALDVATGGGRNARFLAERGWTVDAIDISSTVLSRAREREQDRERTLERTLAINWILADVDSYGFRPNAYDLVTISFFDARDRLPAIIDALAPGGVLVYEHYLDDASSGGPGNRYRFEPNELLEACSRLEIRYYAEREVDGERLVTLVGHRSGDPTRGTSEHGEWFPTYRVP from the coding sequence GTGACCGACGAGGAACGACGACGCTGGAACGACCGCTACGAGGGCTCGACACACCGCTCGCCCGAGGATCCGTCGGCCGTCCTCGAGGCCCTCGCGGACGACCTCCTCGCGGGTCGGGCGCTCGACGTCGCCACCGGCGGCGGCCGAAACGCCCGGTTCCTCGCCGAGAGAGGGTGGACGGTCGACGCCATCGACATCTCGAGTACCGTGCTATCGAGGGCTCGAGAGCGAGAGCAGGATCGAGAACGAACGCTCGAGCGGACGTTGGCGATCAACTGGATTCTGGCCGACGTGGATAGCTACGGGTTTCGCCCGAACGCCTACGACCTGGTCACGATCAGTTTCTTCGACGCCCGCGACCGCCTGCCCGCGATCATCGACGCCCTCGCCCCTGGTGGGGTGCTCGTCTACGAACACTACCTGGACGACGCGAGCAGCGGCGGTCCCGGAAACCGCTACCGCTTCGAGCCGAACGAACTCCTCGAGGCCTGCTCGAGGCTCGAGATCCGGTACTACGCCGAACGGGAGGTCGACGGCGAGCGACTGGTAACCCTGGTCGGCCACCGATCCGGCGATCCCACGAGGGGAACGTCCGAGCATGGGGAGTGGTTCCCGACGTATCGCGTCCCCTGA
- a CDS encoding metallophosphoesterase family protein codes for MRLAVISDTHIPERADAIPDGFRERIADADHTIHAGDFETHETLAEIRDLTADLTAVHGNADPADLELPAVADVTLEGVTFVVTHGTLNPVEAAVYGHDGMVMADEDWANAIADTARARTRAWDGEGVVGIGGHSHRVEDRVHEGIRLLNPGSVTGADPAEKATMMTVDVEDGDLEVTLHEA; via the coding sequence ATGCGACTCGCCGTCATCTCCGATACGCACATACCCGAGCGAGCAGACGCCATCCCGGACGGCTTCCGGGAGCGCATCGCCGACGCGGACCACACCATTCACGCCGGCGACTTCGAGACCCACGAGACGCTCGCGGAGATTCGCGACCTCACCGCTGACCTGACTGCCGTCCACGGCAACGCCGATCCGGCGGACCTCGAGTTGCCAGCGGTGGCGGACGTGACCCTCGAGGGCGTCACCTTCGTCGTCACCCACGGCACGCTGAACCCGGTTGAAGCGGCCGTCTACGGCCACGACGGAATGGTCATGGCCGACGAGGACTGGGCGAACGCCATCGCGGACACCGCTCGAGCGCGGACCCGCGCGTGGGACGGGGAGGGGGTCGTCGGCATCGGTGGTCACTCCCACAGGGTCGAAGACCGCGTCCACGAGGGGATTCGACTGCTCAACCCGGGTTCGGTGACGGGGGCCGACCCCGCCGAGAAGGCGACGATGATGACCGTCGACGTCGAGGACGGCGACCTCGAGGTGACGCTCCACGAGGCCTGA